One Synechococcus sp. JA-2-3B'a(2-13) genomic window carries:
- a CDS encoding long-chain acyl-[acyl-carrier-protein] reductase, protein MFGLIGHLTSLAHAKRVADKLGYSEYAESDLEFWCMAPPQVVDEITVTSITGQKIYGQYVESCFLPEMLAGGRVKAACRKVLNAMALAQRRGLNITALGGFSSIIFETFRLDSLRRVRNIDLEIQRFTTGNTHTAYIICQQLQLAAQRYAMDLAAATVAVVGATGDIGSAICQWLVAHTHLGKLLLIARERRRLEELQAKLKQGEISSLEEALPRADFIVWVASMSQGMALDPQVLPDPCVIIDGGYPKNIASSLQRKGLYVIDGGMVEHSLDIEWNIMQFLNVANPARQLFACFAESMLLEFEGLYTNFSWGRNLITLEKLDLIGQLSRKHGFRPLMPEA, encoded by the coding sequence ATGTTCGGCCTGATTGGGCACTTGACCAGCCTGGCCCATGCGAAGCGGGTGGCAGACAAGCTGGGTTATTCCGAATATGCGGAGAGCGACCTGGAGTTCTGGTGCATGGCTCCCCCTCAGGTGGTGGACGAGATCACGGTAACCAGCATCACCGGCCAAAAGATTTATGGGCAGTACGTCGAATCCTGTTTCTTGCCGGAGATGTTGGCGGGGGGACGGGTGAAGGCAGCTTGTCGGAAAGTGTTGAATGCCATGGCCCTAGCCCAGCGGCGCGGCTTGAACATTACGGCTTTGGGGGGATTTAGCAGCATCATTTTTGAGACTTTTCGCCTCGACAGTCTCCGGCGAGTCCGCAACATCGACTTGGAGATCCAACGCTTTACCACCGGCAATACCCACACGGCCTACATCATCTGTCAGCAACTGCAGTTGGCGGCCCAGCGCTACGCCATGGACTTGGCAGCCGCTACGGTTGCGGTGGTGGGGGCGACCGGAGATATCGGCAGCGCCATTTGTCAATGGTTGGTGGCCCACACTCACTTGGGCAAATTGTTGCTCATCGCCCGAGAGCGACGGCGTCTGGAGGAATTGCAGGCCAAGCTCAAGCAGGGGGAGATCTCTTCGCTGGAAGAGGCCCTGCCCCGCGCTGACTTTATCGTTTGGGTGGCCAGCATGAGCCAGGGCATGGCCCTCGATCCCCAAGTTTTGCCGGATCCCTGTGTCATCATCGACGGTGGCTACCCAAAGAACATCGCCTCCAGCTTGCAGCGAAAGGGACTCTACGTCATTGACGGGGGGATGGTGGAGCACTCTTTGGATATTGAATGGAACATCATGCAGTTTTTGAATGTGGCCAACCCGGCCCGTCAGCTTTTTGCCTGCTTTGCTGAATCCATGCTGCTGGAGTTTGAGGGGCTGTACACCAATTTCAGTTGGGGCCGTAATTTGATCACCCTTGAGAAATTGGATCTGATCGGGCAGCTTTCCCGCAAGCATGGGTTTCGCCCCCTCATGCCCGAAGCCTAA
- a CDS encoding aldehyde oxygenase (deformylating) yields the protein MAPVNVLPNTPQPLADEGGTTLDYGSAVYRQAYSRINGIVIEGEQEAHDNYLKLAEMLPEGAEELHKLAKMELRHMKGFQSCGKNLQVEPDREFARTFFAPLRNNFQKAAAAGDLVTCLVIQSLIIECFAIAAYNIYIPVADEFARKITEGVVKDEYLHLNFGERWLGEHFGEVKGQIEAANAQNLPLVWQMLQQVDQDVEAIYMDREAIVEDFMIAYGEALANIGFSTREVMRLSAQGLRAA from the coding sequence ATGGCCCCAGTGAACGTCCTGCCCAATACCCCCCAGCCTTTAGCCGATGAGGGTGGCACCACCTTGGACTATGGCAGCGCGGTTTACCGGCAGGCCTACTCTCGCATCAACGGCATTGTGATCGAAGGGGAACAAGAAGCCCACGACAACTACCTCAAGCTGGCCGAGATGTTGCCGGAAGGGGCAGAGGAGCTGCACAAGCTGGCCAAGATGGAATTGCGGCACATGAAAGGCTTTCAATCCTGCGGCAAAAACCTGCAGGTAGAGCCGGATAGGGAGTTTGCCCGCACTTTCTTCGCCCCTTTGCGCAACAATTTCCAAAAAGCGGCAGCAGCCGGAGACCTAGTTACCTGCTTGGTCATTCAGTCGCTGATCATCGAATGCTTTGCCATTGCCGCCTACAACATCTACATCCCCGTCGCCGATGAGTTTGCCCGCAAGATCACCGAGGGGGTGGTCAAGGATGAATATCTGCACCTCAATTTTGGAGAGCGCTGGCTAGGGGAGCATTTTGGCGAGGTCAAAGGGCAGATCGAAGCGGCCAACGCCCAGAACCTGCCCTTGGTCTGGCAGATGCTGCAGCAGGTGGACCAGGATGTAGAAGCCATCTATATGGATCGCGAGGCCATCGTCGAGGATTTTATGATTGCCTATGGAGAGGCGCTGGCCAACATCGGCTTCAGCACCCGCGAGGTGATGCGCCTCTCAGCCCAGGGTTTGCGGGCAGCATGA
- a CDS encoding pentapeptide repeat-containing protein: MVETGADLLQRYGSGERDFSNSQLAGADLAGADLAGIDLGGSILRQAKLASANLERAYLSGADLSQADLQGSNLRLANLEKAKLQGSRLQGANLRGANLAEADLSEADLSQADLAGANLTGANLRGALLAQCKLKLANLRGACYDATTQMEAGVTPVELGMVQA; this comes from the coding sequence ATGGTGGAAACTGGAGCAGACCTATTGCAACGCTACGGCAGCGGTGAGCGGGACTTCAGCAACAGCCAACTGGCCGGAGCTGATCTGGCCGGGGCCGACTTGGCCGGGATCGACTTGGGGGGATCCATTCTCCGCCAGGCAAAGCTGGCCTCTGCCAACCTGGAGCGGGCCTACCTGAGCGGCGCCGACCTCAGCCAAGCGGATCTGCAGGGATCCAACCTGCGGCTGGCCAACCTAGAAAAAGCTAAACTGCAGGGATCCCGATTGCAAGGAGCCAACTTGCGTGGGGCCAACCTGGCCGAAGCGGACTTGAGCGAAGCCGATCTCAGCCAAGCGGACCTGGCAGGGGCCAATCTCACCGGGGCCAACTTGAGAGGAGCCCTTCTTGCCCAGTGCAAACTCAAGCTGGCCAACCTGCGAGGGGCTTGCTACGACGCCACCACTCAGATGGAAGCGGGTGTTACACCGGTGGAGCTGGGCATGGTTCAAGCCTAG
- a CDS encoding gas vesicle protein GvpV: MSLPRVPRTRPRPKLRSIPRRQTESALYAEMQQLTVEKQRLNQELEFIRERQGQIHARLQEIEQAMQHLQQEAKAFRDPAPASEPAQLRSRPSRFPPMTFEY; this comes from the coding sequence ATGAGCTTGCCCCGTGTGCCCCGAACTCGACCTCGCCCCAAGCTGCGCTCGATCCCTCGCCGCCAAACCGAATCCGCCCTCTATGCCGAAATGCAGCAGCTCACTGTCGAAAAGCAGCGGCTCAACCAAGAGCTAGAGTTTATTCGAGAGCGGCAAGGGCAAATCCACGCGCGACTCCAGGAAATCGAGCAGGCCATGCAGCACCTTCAGCAGGAGGCAAAAGCCTTCCGGGATCCCGCTCCTGCCTCTGAACCCGCCCAGCTCAGATCCCGCCCTTCCCGCTTCCCGCCCATGACCTTCGAGTATTGA
- the purU gene encoding formyltetrahydrofolate deformylase gives MPSATLLVSCPDQKGLVAKLSSFIYSYGGNIIHADHHTDPEAGLFLSRIEWDLEGFQLERGEIVPAFSGIARGIQANWELHFSDTRRRIALWASKQSHCLLDLIWRQRAGELPAEIPLIISNHPDLESVARSFGIDYYHIPVSPEGKAAAEARQLALLQEYRIDLVVLAKYMQVLSGSLLRQAPPVINIHHSTLPAFAGANPYHRAHQRGVKIIGATAHYATEDLDEGPIIEQDVVRVSHRDTVADIVRKGRDMERLVLARAVRYHLENRVLVYHNKTVVFA, from the coding sequence ATGCCCAGTGCCACCCTGTTGGTATCTTGCCCCGATCAAAAAGGGCTGGTAGCCAAGCTCTCCAGCTTCATCTACAGCTACGGCGGCAACATCATTCACGCCGATCACCATACGGATCCCGAGGCAGGACTGTTCTTGAGCCGCATCGAGTGGGACTTGGAGGGCTTCCAACTGGAGCGAGGGGAAATTGTCCCCGCCTTTTCGGGTATTGCCCGTGGGATCCAAGCCAACTGGGAACTGCATTTCTCCGACACTCGCCGTCGCATTGCGTTGTGGGCCAGCAAGCAAAGCCACTGCCTTTTGGATCTGATCTGGCGGCAAAGGGCGGGAGAACTGCCCGCCGAGATCCCCTTGATCATCAGCAATCACCCCGACCTGGAATCGGTGGCCCGCTCCTTCGGTATCGATTACTACCACATCCCCGTTTCTCCAGAGGGCAAAGCCGCAGCCGAAGCCCGTCAGCTCGCTCTCCTGCAGGAATATCGAATTGACCTGGTGGTGTTGGCCAAGTACATGCAGGTCTTGAGTGGGTCGCTGCTCCGCCAAGCCCCGCCGGTCATCAACATTCACCATTCCACCCTGCCCGCCTTTGCCGGAGCCAACCCCTACCACCGCGCCCATCAACGGGGGGTGAAGATCATCGGCGCGACTGCCCACTATGCCACCGAAGATCTGGACGAAGGGCCGATCATCGAGCAAGACGTGGTGCGGGTCAGTCACCGCGATACCGTTGCCGACATCGTCCGCAAAGGCCGCGACATGGAACGCCTAGTCCTGGCACGGGCAGTGCGGTATCACCTGGAGAATCGGGTGCTGGTGTACCACAACAAAACAGTGGTGTTTGCCTGA
- a CDS encoding TatA/E family twin arginine-targeting protein translocase → MNFLGVGLPEMLVIFAVALLVFGPRKLPEIGRTLAKTLRSLQDASREFEAQLNKEAQELEKATRGTTAAATPKASRTAAAAEPKAESVATADTPTSEMAPPPSAADDAQTADAA, encoded by the coding sequence ATGAATTTTTTGGGTGTTGGACTGCCGGAAATGTTGGTCATCTTTGCGGTGGCTCTCTTGGTTTTTGGGCCCCGCAAACTGCCGGAGATTGGTCGCACGCTGGCCAAAACCCTGCGCAGCCTGCAGGATGCTTCCAGAGAGTTCGAGGCGCAACTGAACAAAGAGGCCCAAGAGCTGGAGAAAGCCACCCGCGGGACAACGGCTGCTGCCACTCCCAAGGCTTCCCGAACAGCAGCCGCGGCTGAGCCCAAAGCCGAGTCGGTCGCCACAGCCGATACACCCACCTCAGAGATGGCTCCCCCCCCATCCGCAGCCGACGACGCTCAAACAGCAGACGCTGCCTAA
- the secA gene encoding preprotein translocase subunit SecA: MLQTLQKLLGDPNDRKIRQYRPVVKLINSLEIEIASLSDAELKAKTTEFRQRLDRGESLDDLLPEAFAVVREAAKRVLNLRHYDVQLIGGMVLHEGQIAEMKTGEGKTLVATLPAYLNGLTGKGVHIVTVNGYLARRDSEWMGQVHRFLGLTVGLVQEGMSPEEKRRSYNCDITYCTNSELGFDYLRDNMATDIKEVMQRPFNYCIIDEVDSILIDEARTPLIISGQVARPSEKYLRAAQVARELIRDEHYEVDEKARNVILTDEGFEAAERLLGVSDLFDPKDPWAHFVFNAVKAKELFIKDVHYIVRNQEVVIVDEFTGRVLPGRRWSDGLHQAVEAKEGVPIQSESQTLATITYQNLFLLYPKLSGMTGTARTEEAEFGKTYNLEVTVIPTNRPIRRKDAPDLVYKTERGKWQAVAEEIAHMHAQGRPVLVGTTSVEKSERLSAMLKEMGIPHNLLNAKPENVEREAEIIAQAGRKGAVTIATNMAGRGTDIILGGNAEYMARLKLRERLMPKLAQLDADNPLGSVQMVGRGGGQGFGGTAPKPKKSWTVVSPNFYPCELSARTNQALDEVVAAAVTKYGLNRLPELVVEDLIAVASEKAPVQDPLILQLREVYNSIKAEYEKITEAEHEEVVRLGGLHVIGTERHESRRIDNQLRGRAGRQGDPGSSRFFLSLEDNLLKIFGGERVAKLMDMFRVEEDMPIEHPLLSSSLENAQRKVEVYYFDMRKQVFEYDEVMNNQRRAIYSERRRILEGENLKTKILDYVRKTVGEIVRAHVNPELPPEEWEIDKLTAKMQEFVPLLKQNLKVEDLQDLSYEQILDYLIKQAELAYEAKEAFLDTFEPGLMRKAERFFLLQQVDTLWREHLQQMEALREAVGLRGYGQKDPLIEYKNEGYELFLEMMDNIRRNTVYNLFIFTPQIVQVPQASRPAPAPTAAASPDPSSASGVVEADFTEE; encoded by the coding sequence ATGCTCCAAACCCTACAAAAGCTCCTCGGGGATCCTAACGATCGGAAGATCCGGCAGTACCGTCCTGTCGTCAAGTTGATCAACTCGCTGGAGATCGAGATCGCCTCTCTTTCGGATGCGGAGCTCAAGGCCAAGACCACAGAGTTTCGCCAGCGCTTGGACAGAGGAGAATCTCTGGACGATCTCTTGCCGGAGGCGTTTGCCGTGGTGCGGGAGGCCGCCAAGCGAGTTTTGAACTTGCGCCATTACGACGTACAGCTCATCGGCGGCATGGTGCTGCACGAAGGCCAGATTGCCGAAATGAAAACCGGCGAGGGGAAAACCCTGGTCGCCACCCTGCCTGCCTACTTGAACGGCCTGACTGGGAAGGGGGTTCACATCGTTACCGTCAACGGCTACTTGGCCCGTCGGGACTCGGAGTGGATGGGGCAGGTGCACCGTTTCTTGGGCCTGACGGTCGGTCTAGTGCAAGAGGGCATGTCACCCGAAGAAAAGCGCCGCAGCTACAACTGCGACATTACCTACTGCACCAACAGCGAGCTGGGCTTCGACTACCTGCGGGACAACATGGCCACCGATATCAAGGAGGTGATGCAACGGCCCTTTAACTACTGCATCATCGACGAGGTGGACTCAATCCTTATCGACGAGGCCCGCACTCCCCTGATCATCTCCGGTCAGGTGGCTCGCCCCTCCGAAAAATACCTGCGGGCAGCCCAGGTGGCGCGGGAGCTGATCCGAGATGAACACTATGAGGTGGATGAAAAAGCCCGCAACGTCATCCTTACCGACGAGGGGTTTGAAGCCGCCGAGCGGTTGCTGGGGGTCTCTGACCTGTTTGATCCCAAGGATCCCTGGGCGCACTTTGTCTTCAACGCCGTGAAGGCCAAAGAGCTCTTCATCAAGGATGTCCACTACATCGTCCGCAATCAAGAGGTGGTGATCGTGGACGAGTTCACCGGGCGGGTGCTCCCCGGCCGCCGCTGGTCTGATGGGCTGCACCAGGCGGTGGAGGCCAAAGAGGGGGTGCCGATTCAAAGCGAGAGCCAAACCCTGGCCACCATCACCTACCAAAACCTTTTTCTGCTCTATCCCAAGCTTTCCGGCATGACGGGCACGGCTCGCACTGAGGAGGCCGAGTTCGGCAAAACCTACAACCTGGAAGTTACGGTGATCCCCACCAACCGACCCATCCGCCGCAAAGATGCCCCCGACTTGGTGTACAAGACCGAAAGGGGCAAGTGGCAGGCGGTTGCCGAGGAAATTGCCCACATGCACGCCCAGGGGCGCCCCGTCCTTGTGGGCACCACCAGCGTGGAAAAATCCGAACGCCTCTCGGCCATGCTCAAGGAAATGGGGATCCCCCACAACCTCCTCAACGCCAAGCCAGAAAACGTGGAGCGGGAGGCGGAGATCATTGCCCAGGCGGGGCGAAAAGGCGCTGTAACCATTGCTACCAACATGGCCGGTCGAGGCACGGACATCATCTTGGGAGGCAATGCGGAGTACATGGCCCGCCTCAAGCTGCGGGAACGGCTGATGCCCAAGCTGGCTCAATTGGACGCCGACAACCCCTTGGGATCCGTTCAGATGGTGGGACGGGGGGGTGGCCAGGGATTTGGTGGGACAGCACCCAAGCCGAAAAAATCCTGGACGGTGGTCTCCCCCAATTTTTACCCCTGTGAGCTGTCGGCCCGCACCAACCAAGCTTTAGACGAAGTGGTGGCAGCAGCCGTGACCAAGTATGGGCTGAACCGTCTGCCAGAGCTGGTGGTGGAGGATCTCATCGCAGTAGCTTCCGAGAAAGCGCCGGTGCAGGATCCGCTAATTTTGCAACTGCGGGAGGTTTACAACAGCATCAAAGCCGAGTACGAAAAAATTACTGAGGCCGAGCACGAAGAGGTGGTGAGGCTGGGGGGCCTGCATGTGATCGGTACGGAGCGCCATGAATCCCGCCGTATCGACAACCAGCTGCGGGGCCGCGCCGGGCGACAAGGGGATCCCGGCTCCTCGCGGTTTTTCCTCAGCTTGGAAGACAACCTGCTCAAGATTTTCGGTGGCGAGCGGGTAGCCAAGCTCATGGACATGTTCCGGGTGGAGGAGGATATGCCCATCGAGCACCCGCTGCTCAGCAGCAGCCTGGAGAATGCGCAGAGAAAAGTGGAAGTATACTACTTCGACATGCGCAAGCAGGTGTTCGAGTATGACGAGGTGATGAACAACCAGCGGCGGGCCATCTACTCAGAGCGGCGGCGCATCTTGGAGGGGGAAAACCTCAAGACCAAGATCCTTGACTATGTGCGCAAAACCGTTGGCGAGATCGTGCGAGCGCATGTCAACCCAGAGCTGCCCCCGGAAGAGTGGGAAATTGACAAGCTGACCGCCAAGATGCAGGAGTTTGTGCCGCTCCTGAAGCAAAACCTCAAGGTTGAAGACCTGCAGGATCTCTCCTACGAGCAGATCTTGGACTACCTGATCAAGCAGGCAGAGCTGGCCTATGAGGCCAAAGAGGCTTTTCTGGATACCTTTGAGCCCGGTTTGATGCGCAAGGCAGAGCGCTTTTTCCTGTTGCAACAGGTGGACACCCTCTGGCGGGAACACCTGCAGCAGATGGAGGCGCTGCGGGAAGCTGTGGGCCTGCGAGGCTACGGTCAGAAGGATCCCCTGATCGAGTACAAGAACGAGGGCTACGAGCTGTTCCTGGAGATGATGGACAACATCCGCCGCAACACGGTGTACAACCTATTCATCTTTACTCCCCAAATTGTGCAAGTGCCCCAGGCATCGCGACCGGCTCCGGCACCCACTGCGGCTGCCAGCCCTGATCCCAGCTCTGCTTCAGGGGTGGTGGAAGCCGATTTCACGGAAGAATAA
- a CDS encoding thylakoid membrane protein ThyD codes for MRIVITGGSGFIGRRLVARLLEQGDQVLVLTRRLEQARRILGESPNLKLLPYDPYQPQAWAAALEGYEGIVNLAGEPLASSRWTETKKKEIRRSRVETTQALVQALASLNQKPQVMISSSAVGYYGSHPAGEPLTETDPPAQDFLAEVCQAWEAAARPVEELGIRLAILRTGIVLGPDGGALGQMLAPFQFFIGGTIGSGKQWLSWIHREDWVSLVCFLLEQGSGVFNATAPNPVQMEEFCRTLGQVLGRPSWLPVPELALELLLGEAAQVVLTGQKVIPQAALQMGFTFQYPQLKEALRQILLIHLR; via the coding sequence ATGCGCATTGTCATCACGGGTGGAAGTGGTTTTATCGGGCGTCGCTTGGTGGCCCGTCTGCTGGAGCAAGGGGATCAGGTTTTGGTCTTGACCCGCCGCCTGGAGCAGGCCCGCCGCATTTTGGGGGAATCCCCCAACCTCAAGCTGCTGCCCTACGATCCCTACCAACCGCAAGCCTGGGCAGCCGCCCTGGAAGGGTACGAGGGGATTGTCAACTTGGCCGGAGAGCCTTTGGCTTCTTCTCGCTGGACAGAGACCAAGAAAAAAGAAATCCGTCGTAGCCGTGTGGAAACCACCCAGGCCCTTGTCCAAGCCCTCGCCTCCCTCAACCAAAAGCCCCAGGTGATGATCAGCAGCTCGGCGGTGGGTTACTACGGATCCCATCCGGCAGGAGAACCCTTAACAGAGACGGATCCCCCGGCCCAAGATTTTCTGGCAGAAGTCTGTCAAGCTTGGGAAGCTGCCGCCCGGCCGGTTGAGGAATTGGGGATCCGTTTGGCCATCCTGCGCACGGGGATTGTGTTGGGTCCGGATGGAGGAGCGCTGGGGCAGATGCTGGCCCCCTTTCAGTTCTTTATCGGCGGAACGATCGGCTCCGGCAAACAATGGCTGTCTTGGATCCACCGCGAGGATTGGGTGAGCTTGGTCTGCTTCCTGCTGGAGCAGGGATCCGGAGTGTTCAACGCCACCGCTCCCAACCCGGTGCAGATGGAAGAGTTTTGCCGAACCTTAGGCCAGGTCTTGGGTCGCCCCTCTTGGTTGCCTGTGCCGGAGCTGGCGTTGGAACTGCTGTTGGGCGAGGCAGCTCAAGTGGTTTTGACGGGGCAGAAAGTGATCCCGCAAGCGGCTTTGCAGATGGGCTTTACCTTCCAGTACCCACAACTGAAAGAGGCATTACGACAGATCCTCCTGATACATTTACGCTGA
- a CDS encoding RNA-guided endonuclease InsQ/TnpB family protein — MSQVLTISCKLKVSQSQAAKLDATMDAFVQALNWVNQNTPEKIVNAVKLQSLCYYEIRARFGLSSNLAQQACRRVAGARKVARQHNRPVKEFKRRFVTYDARIFSFREKDWTVSLTTVEGRERFGLAIGNYQRGILAGSNPKAATLVKREDGSYYIQICVEEKPPKQQDADKVIGVDFGRTDIAHTSEGDNWNGQQLSRVRDHYSRLRAALQRKASKGTRSSRRRCRELLQRLSGKERRFQTWVNHRISKAVVSRAKATNSAIALEDLTGIRERVNQQPRSKTERRRANSWAFYQLRQFLEYKARVAGVTVVLVPPAYTSQTCHKCLHIHPDPAQSYRSGKSFKCGHCGWEGDADFNGANVIALLGAVVNQPRGSGLFCSLVEQSRLRAAESPLRTA, encoded by the coding sequence ATGAGCCAAGTCCTGACCATCTCCTGCAAGCTCAAGGTGTCCCAGTCGCAAGCCGCTAAATTGGACGCGACGATGGATGCCTTTGTGCAGGCACTGAACTGGGTCAACCAGAACACGCCGGAGAAGATCGTCAATGCGGTCAAACTGCAATCCCTTTGCTACTACGAGATTCGCGCCCGATTCGGCTTGTCTAGCAACTTGGCCCAGCAGGCCTGCAGACGGGTGGCAGGCGCTCGCAAAGTGGCGAGACAGCACAACCGTCCAGTTAAAGAGTTCAAGCGTAGGTTCGTTACCTACGACGCACGTATCTTCTCGTTCCGCGAGAAAGACTGGACGGTGTCGCTGACCACGGTGGAAGGGCGAGAGCGCTTTGGACTGGCCATTGGCAACTACCAGCGTGGAATACTGGCTGGTTCCAACCCCAAAGCCGCCACCCTGGTCAAGCGGGAGGACGGCTCCTATTACATCCAGATTTGCGTAGAGGAGAAGCCACCCAAGCAACAAGATGCCGACAAGGTGATCGGGGTGGACTTTGGAAGGACGGATATCGCTCATACCTCAGAAGGGGACAACTGGAATGGACAGCAGTTGAGCCGAGTTCGAGACCACTACTCCCGATTGAGGGCGGCACTCCAACGCAAAGCCAGTAAGGGCACACGCAGTTCGCGGCGCAGATGCAGAGAACTGTTGCAACGGCTGTCTGGCAAGGAGAGACGCTTTCAAACGTGGGTCAATCATCGCATCTCCAAAGCCGTTGTCTCTAGGGCAAAAGCTACCAACAGCGCTATCGCTCTGGAAGACCTGACGGGGATCCGGGAAAGGGTCAATCAACAGCCACGCAGCAAGACAGAGCGTAGGCGGGCCAACAGTTGGGCGTTCTACCAACTGAGGCAGTTTCTGGAATACAAGGCGAGAGTTGCGGGGGTGACTGTGGTGCTGGTGCCGCCCGCCTACACCAGCCAGACCTGCCACAAGTGCCTGCACATCCATCCCGACCCTGCGCAATCCTACCGCAGTGGTAAGTCGTTCAAGTGTGGACACTGTGGATGGGAAGGGGATGCGGACTTTAATGGTGCGAATGTGATTGCGCTTTTGGGGGCTGTCGTAAACCAGCCTAGAGGTTCGGGCCTGTTTTGTTCTCTGGTAGAGCAAAGCAGGCTCAGGGCTGCTGAAAGCCCGCTCCGTACCGCTTAG
- the hemB gene encoding porphobilinogen synthase, producing the protein MSQDLIYRPRRLRRTEAFRQMVQETHLRVQDLIYPLFVMEGENQRQEVESMPGCYRYTLDLLLKEVEEAAQLGIPAVALFPVVPEEKKDPTGQECFNPEGLIQRAVRRIKQEIPEILVVTDVALDPYNSDGHDGIVRDGVILNDETVEVLVKQALSQAEAGTDIVAPSDMMDGRVGAIREALDDQGYTDVAILAYSAKYASAFYGPFRDALGSAPKSGDKKSYQMDPANAREAIKEVELDEAEGADMVMVKPALAYLDIIYRVKESTDLPVAAYNVSGEYAMIKAAEQKGWIDGKKVMLESLLAMKRAGADIILTYFAKEVALLLKQA; encoded by the coding sequence ATGAGCCAAGACCTGATCTACCGTCCCCGTCGGCTGCGGCGCACAGAGGCCTTCCGCCAGATGGTGCAGGAAACCCACCTGCGGGTGCAGGATCTGATCTATCCCCTGTTTGTCATGGAGGGGGAGAACCAGCGGCAGGAAGTGGAGTCGATGCCCGGCTGCTACCGCTACACCCTAGACCTGCTGCTAAAGGAGGTGGAAGAAGCCGCTCAACTGGGGATCCCGGCGGTGGCCCTGTTCCCGGTGGTGCCGGAAGAGAAAAAGGATCCCACCGGGCAGGAGTGCTTCAACCCGGAAGGCTTGATCCAGCGGGCGGTGCGGCGGATTAAACAGGAAATTCCCGAGATCTTGGTGGTAACCGATGTGGCCTTGGATCCTTACAACAGCGACGGCCACGACGGCATTGTGCGGGATGGGGTGATCCTCAACGACGAGACGGTGGAAGTTTTGGTCAAGCAAGCCCTCTCCCAAGCAGAGGCGGGAACCGACATTGTGGCCCCCTCGGACATGATGGACGGTCGTGTCGGCGCCATTCGGGAGGCCCTGGACGACCAAGGCTATACCGATGTGGCGATCCTGGCCTACTCTGCCAAATATGCCTCTGCCTTCTACGGTCCCTTCCGCGATGCCCTGGGATCCGCGCCCAAATCGGGAGACAAGAAAAGCTATCAAATGGATCCCGCCAATGCTCGGGAAGCCATCAAAGAGGTGGAGCTGGACGAGGCCGAGGGGGCGGACATGGTGATGGTGAAGCCGGCCCTGGCCTACCTGGACATCATCTACCGAGTTAAGGAATCGACGGATCTGCCCGTGGCTGCCTACAACGTCAGCGGCGAGTACGCCATGATCAAAGCCGCCGAACAAAAAGGCTGGATCGACGGCAAAAAAGTGATGTTGGAATCCCTGCTGGCCATGAAGCGGGCTGGCGCCGATATCATCCTCACCTACTTTGCCAAAGAGGTGGCCTTGCTTCTCAAACAAGCCTAG